A window of the Gemmatirosa kalamazoonensis genome harbors these coding sequences:
- the trxB gene encoding thioredoxin-disulfide reductase, whose translation MAASNVEKVVIIGSGPAAWTAAVYAARASLNPVVYEGEVMGIEVPGGQLMLTTEIENFPGFPEPISGQELMQRMKEQAERYGTRVVGERIVEVDLVSEPKRLTSSGGTQLLAHTVIVATGASANWLGLPNELRLAQSGGGVSACAVCDGALPFFRNRVLAVVGGGDTAMEEAMYLTKFASEVLIVHRRDAFRASKAMQQRVLGHAKTRVLWNTRVVDVIGDDAITGLRVEDTASGAQRDIEVGGLFVAIGHTPNTAFLKGQVETTPHGYVVTAPGRTATSVPGVFAAGDVADDYYRQAITSAGTGCMAALEAERYLAHHGIGESPVLETAETAPPETVEA comes from the coding sequence ATGGCCGCTTCCAACGTCGAGAAAGTCGTCATCATCGGCTCCGGCCCCGCCGCGTGGACTGCGGCGGTGTACGCGGCCCGCGCGAGCCTCAATCCCGTCGTGTACGAGGGCGAGGTCATGGGCATCGAGGTGCCCGGCGGGCAGCTCATGCTGACGACCGAGATCGAGAACTTCCCGGGGTTCCCCGAGCCGATCAGCGGCCAGGAGCTCATGCAGCGCATGAAAGAGCAGGCGGAGCGCTACGGCACCCGTGTCGTCGGCGAGCGCATCGTCGAGGTTGACCTCGTCTCCGAGCCGAAGCGGCTGACGTCGAGCGGCGGAACGCAGCTGCTCGCGCACACCGTGATCGTCGCGACGGGCGCGTCGGCGAACTGGCTCGGCCTGCCGAACGAGCTGCGCCTCGCGCAGAGCGGCGGCGGCGTGTCGGCGTGCGCGGTGTGCGACGGTGCGCTGCCGTTCTTCCGCAACCGCGTCCTCGCCGTCGTCGGCGGTGGCGACACGGCCATGGAGGAGGCGATGTACCTCACGAAGTTCGCGAGCGAGGTGCTCATCGTCCATCGGCGCGACGCGTTCCGCGCGTCGAAGGCGATGCAGCAGCGCGTGCTCGGCCACGCGAAGACTCGGGTGCTGTGGAACACGCGCGTCGTCGACGTCATCGGCGACGACGCGATCACCGGGCTGCGCGTGGAGGATACCGCGAGCGGCGCGCAGCGCGACATCGAGGTGGGCGGTCTGTTCGTCGCCATCGGGCACACGCCGAACACGGCGTTCCTGAAGGGACAGGTGGAGACCACGCCGCACGGCTACGTCGTCACCGCGCCGGGGCGCACGGCGACGTCGGTGCCCGGCGTGTTCGCGGCCGGCGACGTGGCCGACGACTACTACCGCCAGGCGATCACGTCGGCCGGCACCGGGTGCATGGCGGCGCTGGAGGCGGAGCGCTACCTCGCGCACCATGGCATCGGTGAGTCGCCGGTGCTCGAGACCGCGGAGACCGCGCCGCCGGAAACGGTGGAGGCATGA
- a CDS encoding thiamine pyrophosphate-dependent dehydrogenase E1 component subunit alpha translates to MPRTQRRDSGLGTRDSGVRSPESRVPGPESRPSDALTRDQKLDLYYWMRLTRTLEERLVALYRQTKVVGGLFRSLGQEADAVGSTFALERRDIMSPLIRNLGSMLVKGATPVEVLKQYMAKGDSPTRGRELNIHFGDLDRGFIGQISPLGDMVPVMAGVTLTFKQRGEDRVGLVYVGDGATSTGAFHEGINFAAVQRCPLVVVVENNGYAYSTPTAKQTLARQFVDKAPGYGIAAEQADGNDVLAVYDVTKRAVDRARRGEGVTLVELMTYRRKGHAEHDNQSYVPAGEIERWAAENDPVDRYLNVLTSELGFASDELTAVDERVRREVDEATEIAETSGFPEPLDALVGIYAEPPAERPLWFREGVRSAVETNERAEGWGTYASQISQEDA, encoded by the coding sequence ATGCCACGCACGCAGAGACGGGACTCGGGACTCGGGACTCGGGACTCAGGAGTCCGCAGCCCCGAGTCCCGAGTCCCGGGTCCCGAGTCCCGGCCGTCGGATGCGCTCACCCGCGACCAGAAGCTCGACCTGTACTACTGGATGCGCCTCACGCGCACGCTCGAGGAGCGGCTCGTCGCGTTGTACCGGCAGACGAAGGTGGTGGGCGGCCTGTTCCGATCGCTCGGCCAGGAGGCCGACGCCGTCGGCAGCACGTTCGCGCTCGAGCGCCGCGACATCATGTCGCCGCTCATCCGCAACCTCGGCTCCATGCTCGTGAAGGGCGCCACGCCGGTCGAGGTGCTGAAGCAGTACATGGCGAAGGGCGACTCGCCGACGCGCGGCCGTGAGCTGAACATCCACTTCGGCGACCTCGATCGCGGCTTCATCGGCCAGATCTCGCCGTTGGGCGACATGGTCCCCGTGATGGCCGGCGTCACGCTGACGTTCAAGCAGCGCGGCGAGGATCGCGTGGGGCTCGTCTACGTCGGCGACGGCGCGACCAGCACGGGCGCGTTTCACGAGGGCATCAACTTCGCCGCCGTGCAGCGCTGCCCGCTCGTCGTCGTCGTCGAGAACAACGGCTACGCGTACTCCACGCCGACGGCGAAGCAGACGCTCGCGCGGCAGTTCGTCGACAAGGCGCCGGGCTACGGCATCGCCGCCGAGCAGGCGGACGGCAACGACGTGCTCGCGGTGTACGACGTCACGAAGCGCGCCGTCGATCGCGCGCGTCGCGGCGAGGGCGTGACGCTCGTCGAGCTGATGACGTACCGCCGCAAGGGACACGCGGAGCACGACAACCAGAGCTACGTGCCCGCCGGCGAGATCGAGCGGTGGGCCGCCGAGAACGATCCCGTCGACCGCTACCTGAACGTGCTCACGTCGGAGCTCGGCTTCGCGAGCGACGAGCTCACCGCCGTCGACGAGCGCGTGCGCCGCGAGGTGGACGAGGCGACCGAGATCGCGGAGACCTCCGGCTTCCCCGAGCCGCTCGACGCGCTCGTCGGCATCTACGCCGAGCCGCCGGCGGAGCGGCCGCTCTGGTTCCGCGAGGGCGTGCGGAGCGCCGTCGAGACGAACGAGCGCGCGGAAGGGTGGGGCACCTACGCCTCGCAGATCTCGCAGGAGGACGCGTGA
- a CDS encoding PHP domain-containing protein, which yields MSDGQHVDLHLHSTASDGALAPEAVVDAARAAGLAAIALTDHDTVGGVDAAIRAGQSLGVRVIAGVELSAHDGAMEVHLLGLHIARVDLMASALARFRDDRVTRAEQIVAKLNAIGVPLTVDAVLAESGGGAVGRPHVARALVKGGFVADEREAFYRYLATGKKAYVDKPRLEVADAVRLVHEAGGIVVWAHPGSEGRRERVERFVAAGIDGLEVRHPSHNADDIDRLTALADFFRLVPSGGSDWHGQPGARAIGMMNVPAEWLAVQERRAESRRAA from the coding sequence GTGAGCGACGGCCAGCACGTCGACCTGCACCTGCACTCGACGGCCTCCGACGGCGCGCTCGCGCCCGAAGCCGTCGTGGACGCGGCGCGCGCGGCAGGGCTCGCGGCGATCGCGCTCACCGACCACGACACGGTCGGCGGCGTCGACGCCGCGATCCGCGCCGGCCAGTCGCTCGGCGTGCGCGTCATCGCGGGAGTCGAGCTGAGTGCGCACGACGGGGCGATGGAGGTCCACCTGCTCGGCCTCCACATCGCGCGCGTCGATCTCATGGCGAGCGCGCTCGCGCGGTTCCGCGACGACCGCGTCACGCGCGCCGAGCAGATCGTCGCGAAGCTGAACGCGATCGGCGTCCCGCTCACGGTGGACGCCGTGCTCGCCGAGTCGGGCGGCGGCGCCGTGGGGCGGCCGCACGTCGCGCGCGCACTCGTGAAGGGCGGCTTCGTCGCCGACGAGCGCGAGGCGTTCTACCGCTATCTCGCGACGGGCAAGAAGGCGTACGTCGACAAGCCGCGCCTCGAGGTCGCCGATGCCGTGCGCCTGGTCCACGAAGCGGGGGGCATCGTGGTGTGGGCGCACCCGGGCAGCGAGGGACGACGCGAGCGCGTCGAGCGGTTCGTCGCCGCGGGCATCGATGGGCTCGAGGTTCGCCACCCGAGCCACAACGCCGACGACATCGATCGACTCACCGCGCTCGCCGACTTCTTCCGCCTCGTGCCGAGCGGCGGCTCCGACTGGCACGGCCAGCCCGGCGCGCGCGCGATCGGCATGATGAACGTGCCGGCCGAGTGGCTGGCCGTGCAGGAGCGGCGCGCCGAGTCGCGCCGGGCTGCCTAA
- a CDS encoding SDR family oxidoreductase: MAGRAGAARRVAPGCLTMDLRGRVAIVTGAGRRVGRALALALGARGMRVAVHYNGSRGGADETCRMIRESGSEAEPFQADLSDGAAPARLVDDVVHRFGALDVLVNSAAVMERTPFGEVTPEQWDAMFALNLRAPFFVAQAAARAMAERGGAIVNIADLAAFETWPAYVPHGITKSGIVHMTRSLARVLAPRIRVNGIAPGTVLLPDDWDGDSAEHLRATTPLQRQGSPADVAGAMLYLLDADYVTGETIIVDGGRHVRR, encoded by the coding sequence GTGGCTGGCCGTGCAGGAGCGGCGCGCCGAGTCGCGCCGGGCTGCCTAACGATGGATCTCCGCGGCCGCGTCGCGATCGTCACCGGCGCCGGTCGGCGCGTGGGGCGCGCGCTCGCCCTCGCGCTCGGCGCGCGCGGGATGCGCGTCGCCGTGCACTACAACGGCTCGCGCGGCGGCGCCGACGAGACGTGCCGCATGATCCGCGAGAGCGGCTCGGAGGCCGAGCCGTTCCAGGCGGACCTCTCCGATGGCGCGGCGCCGGCGCGGCTCGTCGACGACGTCGTGCACCGCTTCGGCGCGCTCGACGTGCTCGTGAACTCGGCCGCGGTCATGGAGCGCACGCCGTTCGGCGAGGTGACGCCGGAGCAGTGGGACGCGATGTTCGCGTTGAACCTGCGCGCCCCGTTCTTCGTCGCGCAGGCCGCCGCGCGCGCGATGGCGGAGCGCGGCGGGGCGATCGTGAACATCGCCGATCTCGCGGCGTTCGAGACGTGGCCCGCGTACGTGCCGCACGGCATCACGAAGTCCGGGATCGTGCACATGACGCGCTCGCTCGCCCGCGTGCTGGCGCCGCGCATCCGCGTGAACGGCATCGCGCCCGGCACCGTGCTGCTCCCCGACGATTGGGACGGCGACTCGGCCGAGCACCTGCGCGCCACGACACCGCTGCAGCGTCAGGGCAGTCCCGCCGACGTCGCCGGCGCGATGCTCTATCTGCTCGACGCGGACTACGTGACCGGCGAGACGATCATCGTCGACGGCGGCCGACACGTCCGGCGCTGA
- a CDS encoding DUF4149 domain-containing protein, translating into MPNIRLVSAASLLALWVGAAALVAAVVAPAAFAVLPTRALAGALVGRVLPTVFVAGIVVGLGAALLAWGGGPFARARIALPLVAAGACLVAQFVITPRIHRLRAEIGPSIEALAATDPRRVQFGRLHGISVAWMGAGMLAAGVALVLTVLAARKVSS; encoded by the coding sequence GTGCCTAACATCCGGCTCGTCTCCGCGGCGTCGCTGCTCGCGCTGTGGGTCGGCGCGGCGGCGCTCGTCGCGGCGGTCGTCGCGCCCGCGGCGTTCGCCGTGCTGCCCACCCGAGCGCTTGCCGGTGCGCTCGTCGGCCGTGTGCTGCCGACCGTGTTCGTCGCCGGCATCGTCGTCGGTCTCGGGGCGGCGCTGCTCGCGTGGGGCGGCGGCCCGTTCGCCCGCGCACGGATCGCCCTGCCGCTCGTCGCGGCCGGTGCGTGCCTGGTCGCGCAGTTCGTCATCACACCGCGCATCCACCGCCTGCGCGCGGAGATCGGACCGAGCATCGAGGCGCTCGCCGCCACCGACCCGCGCCGCGTGCAGTTCGGTCGCCTGCACGGGATCAGCGTGGCATGGATGGGCGCCGGCATGCTCGCCGCCGGCGTCGCCCTCGTGCTCACCGTGCTCGCCGCCCGCAAGGTGTCGTCGTGA
- a CDS encoding MBL fold metallo-hydrolase, giving the protein MSAPGDNQLDAVAAAPRVSHTTVGVFEENCYLVVDPATDAAIVVDPGAEGGRIVRMVRDSGARLEAIWLTHAHLDHIGAIADVKREWDVPVYLHPDDLPVFDYAPRAAQMYWLPWTEQPRPERELADGMELTLGTLRFTVMHTPGHAPGHVVFHGHGVVLGGDLLFAGSIGRTDLPLSDPRAMSRSLARIATLPEDAVVYPGHGPATTIGDEVATNPFLNGGARVLGG; this is encoded by the coding sequence ATGAGCGCGCCGGGTGACAATCAGCTCGACGCGGTGGCGGCCGCGCCGCGCGTCTCGCACACCACCGTCGGCGTGTTCGAGGAGAACTGCTATCTCGTCGTCGATCCGGCGACCGACGCCGCGATCGTCGTCGATCCGGGTGCGGAAGGCGGGCGCATCGTGCGCATGGTGCGCGACTCGGGCGCGCGCCTCGAGGCGATATGGCTCACCCACGCGCATCTCGACCACATCGGCGCCATTGCCGACGTGAAGCGCGAGTGGGACGTGCCGGTGTATCTGCACCCGGACGACCTGCCCGTGTTCGACTACGCGCCGCGCGCCGCGCAGATGTACTGGCTGCCGTGGACCGAGCAGCCGCGCCCGGAGCGCGAGCTCGCGGACGGCATGGAGCTCACGCTCGGCACGCTGCGCTTCACGGTCATGCACACGCCCGGACACGCGCCGGGCCACGTCGTCTTCCACGGCCACGGTGTGGTGCTCGGCGGCGATCTGCTGTTCGCCGGCTCCATCGGCCGCACCGATTTGCCGCTCAGCGATCCGCGCGCGATGTCCCGGTCGCTCGCGCGCATCGCCACGCTGCCCGAGGACGCGGTGGTGTACCCGGGACACGGCCCCGCGACGACGATCGGCGACGAGGTCGCGACGAACCCGTTCCTCAACGGCGGCGCGCGGGTGCTCGGCGGATGA
- a CDS encoding CDP-alcohol phosphatidyltransferase family protein, producing MQRLWLAIQRGYLRIIEPFAGWLVKVGVGPNTITTVGTLTYIVGGGLYASGHIMTAGWWLGLTAMFDVLDGKVARASGRTTVFGAFYDSTLDRVADGAVLGGLAVFFARNDVLHGVPHWAGTPMVALTILGIIGTFLTSYTRARAEALGIDAKVGMMQRPERVTLLSAPQAFFGLALGGWVLMLIVAVLSVTAWITAVQRIVYVHRVTQPIDHPEGPVDGAEVPPALAEARRGPGLPS from the coding sequence ATGCAGCGACTGTGGCTCGCGATTCAACGAGGGTACCTCAGAATCATTGAGCCCTTCGCCGGGTGGCTGGTGAAGGTCGGCGTCGGCCCGAACACCATCACCACCGTCGGCACGCTGACCTACATCGTGGGCGGCGGGCTGTACGCGTCCGGGCACATCATGACGGCGGGCTGGTGGCTCGGCCTGACGGCGATGTTCGACGTGCTGGACGGCAAGGTCGCCCGCGCCTCGGGGCGCACGACCGTCTTCGGGGCGTTCTACGACTCGACGCTCGACCGCGTGGCCGACGGCGCGGTGCTCGGAGGGCTGGCCGTCTTCTTCGCCCGGAACGACGTGCTGCACGGCGTGCCGCACTGGGCGGGGACCCCGATGGTCGCCCTCACCATCCTCGGCATCATCGGCACGTTCCTCACCTCCTACACCCGGGCCCGCGCCGAAGCGCTCGGCATCGACGCCAAGGTCGGCATGATGCAGCGCCCCGAGCGGGTGACGCTGCTGTCCGCACCGCAGGCGTTCTTCGGCCTCGCGCTCGGCGGCTGGGTGCTCATGCTCATCGTGGCCGTCCTGTCGGTCACGGCCTGGATCACCGCCGTACAGCGGATCGTCTACGTGCACCGCGTGACGCAGCCGATCGACCATCCGGAAGGACCGGTCGACGGCGCCGAGGTGCCGCCGGCGCTCGCGGAGGCGCGGCGGGGACCCGGGCTGCCTTCCTGA
- a CDS encoding alpha-ketoacid dehydrogenase subunit beta, translated as MTTEITYLDAIREALVEEMERDPNVFLMGEDIGAYGGAFKVTDGLLARFGEQRVIDTPISEIGIVGAAAGAAHMGMRPVVEMQFIDFVANAYDILTNYVATARYRAFLPCPMVVRGPSGGYVRGGPFHSQNPEAGFVHTPGLRVVYPSTAADAKGLMKAAIRDEDCVLFFEHKYLYRRIKGTMPEGDHVVPIGKARVAREGTDLSIVTYAATVYKALEAAEQLQKEDGLSVEVLDLRTLAPLDDEAIFATVRKTNRVLVLHEDTRTGGIAGEITARINESCFEWLDAPVLRVTAHDVPLPYAPALEDFVLPQTADVVFAARRLAAY; from the coding sequence GTGACGACGGAGATCACGTACCTCGACGCGATCCGCGAGGCGCTCGTCGAGGAGATGGAGCGCGACCCGAACGTGTTCCTCATGGGCGAGGACATCGGCGCGTACGGCGGCGCGTTCAAGGTCACCGACGGCCTGCTCGCGCGCTTCGGCGAGCAGCGCGTGATCGACACGCCGATCTCGGAGATCGGCATCGTCGGCGCGGCGGCCGGCGCGGCGCACATGGGTATGCGTCCCGTCGTCGAGATGCAGTTCATCGACTTCGTCGCGAACGCGTACGACATCCTCACGAACTACGTCGCGACGGCGCGCTATCGCGCGTTCCTGCCGTGCCCGATGGTCGTGCGCGGCCCGAGCGGCGGCTACGTGCGCGGCGGCCCGTTCCACTCGCAGAACCCCGAGGCCGGCTTCGTCCACACGCCGGGGCTCAGGGTCGTGTATCCGTCGACGGCCGCCGACGCGAAGGGGCTGATGAAGGCGGCGATTCGCGACGAGGACTGCGTGCTGTTCTTCGAGCACAAGTACCTGTACCGCCGCATCAAGGGCACGATGCCCGAGGGTGACCACGTCGTCCCGATCGGCAAGGCCCGCGTCGCGCGCGAGGGCACCGATCTGTCCATCGTCACGTACGCCGCGACCGTGTACAAGGCGCTCGAGGCGGCCGAGCAGCTCCAGAAGGAGGACGGGCTGTCGGTGGAGGTGCTCGACCTGCGCACGCTCGCGCCGCTCGACGACGAGGCGATCTTCGCCACGGTGCGCAAGACGAACCGCGTGCTCGTGCTGCACGAGGACACGCGCACCGGCGGCATCGCGGGCGAGATCACGGCCCGCATCAACGAGTCGTGCTTCGAGTGGCTCGACGCGCCGGTGCTGCGCGTGACGGCGCACGACGTGCCACTGCCGTACGCGCCCGCGCTCGAGGACTTCGTGCTGCCGCAGACGGCCGACGTCGTGTTCGCCGCGCGTCGGCTCGCGGCGTACTGA
- a CDS encoding inositol-3-phosphate synthase, whose protein sequence is MTGSPDKKSEVRPATGKLGILTPGLGAVATTFMAGVESVRRGLSKPIGSLTQMATIRLGKRTENRSPLIKDFVPLADLQDIVFGAWDPIPDDAYTAAKKAGVLEDRDLEPIKDFLSAIKPMPAAFENHFVTRIHGTNVKKGKNKRDIAEQIRADIRRFKEENGLDRVVIVWCASTEIYIKPGPQHATIEAFEKAMEANDDQIAPSMLYAYAAIMENVPFCNGAPNLSVDIPALVQCAIDRGVPISGKDFKTGQTWMKTVIAPGLKARMLGLEGWYSTNILGNRDGEVLDDPASFKTKEESKLSVLHTILQPDKYPDLYDGFSHVVRINYYPPRGDNKEGWDNIDIVGWMGYPMQIKVNFLCRDSILAAPIVLDLALFSDFAHRAGMKGIQEWLSFYYKSPMTAPGLQPEHDLFIQQTKLKNTLRHLMGEEQITHLGLEYYAS, encoded by the coding sequence GTGACGGGTTCCCCCGACAAGAAGTCCGAGGTCCGCCCGGCGACGGGCAAGCTCGGCATCCTGACGCCCGGCCTCGGTGCCGTGGCGACGACGTTCATGGCCGGCGTGGAGAGCGTCCGCCGCGGCCTCTCGAAGCCCATCGGCTCGCTGACGCAGATGGCGACGATCCGCCTCGGGAAGCGCACCGAGAATCGGTCGCCGCTCATCAAGGACTTCGTCCCGCTCGCGGACCTGCAGGACATCGTGTTCGGCGCGTGGGACCCGATCCCCGACGACGCGTACACCGCGGCGAAGAAGGCCGGCGTGCTCGAGGACCGCGACCTGGAGCCGATCAAGGACTTCCTCTCGGCCATCAAGCCGATGCCGGCGGCGTTCGAGAACCACTTCGTCACGCGCATCCACGGCACGAACGTCAAGAAGGGCAAGAACAAGCGCGACATCGCCGAGCAGATCCGCGCCGACATCCGCCGCTTCAAGGAGGAGAACGGCCTCGATCGCGTCGTGATCGTGTGGTGTGCGTCGACCGAGATCTACATCAAGCCCGGTCCGCAGCACGCGACCATCGAGGCGTTCGAGAAGGCGATGGAGGCGAACGACGACCAGATCGCGCCGTCGATGCTGTACGCGTATGCGGCGATCATGGAGAACGTGCCGTTCTGCAACGGCGCGCCGAACCTCTCCGTCGACATCCCGGCGCTCGTGCAGTGCGCGATCGACCGCGGCGTGCCGATCTCGGGCAAGGACTTCAAGACGGGCCAGACGTGGATGAAGACCGTCATCGCGCCGGGCCTCAAGGCGCGCATGCTCGGCCTCGAGGGGTGGTACTCGACGAACATCCTCGGCAACCGCGACGGCGAGGTGCTCGACGACCCCGCGTCGTTCAAGACGAAGGAGGAGTCGAAGCTGTCGGTGCTGCACACCATCCTGCAGCCGGACAAGTACCCGGACCTGTACGACGGCTTCAGCCACGTGGTGCGGATCAACTACTATCCGCCGCGCGGCGACAACAAGGAAGGCTGGGACAACATCGACATCGTCGGGTGGATGGGCTACCCGATGCAGATCAAGGTCAACTTCCTGTGTCGCGACTCGATCCTCGCGGCGCCCATCGTGCTCGACCTCGCGCTGTTCAGCGACTTCGCGCACCGCGCGGGCATGAAGGGGATCCAGGAGTGGCTGTCGTTCTACTACAAGAGCCCCATGACGGCGCCGGGGCTGCAGCCGGAGCACGACCTGTTCATCCAGCAGACGAAGCTGAAGAACACGCTCCGCCACCTCATGGGCGAGGAGCAGATCACGCACCTCGGTCTGGAGTACTACGCGTCATGA
- the sucB gene encoding 2-oxoglutarate dehydrogenase, E2 component, dihydrolipoamide succinyltransferase, whose protein sequence is MARVDVIMPQMGESIAEGTLSRWLKKIGDEVKRDEPIFEISTDKVDAEIPAPSAGVLAEITVTEGQTVAVGTVVARLETEKGALVAGGAPAAAPAPPPPAPVASASSPAAASADAGAGGPSAWSGASSAPGGNGASFEERVKTKSSPLVRKIAAEHGIELTGLHGSGVAGRVTKRDILEIIEGGVTVARPTGPAPNVPAGAGASLGGGVQAPTVESMPGDIVEPMSRIRQLTAEHMTLSRRWNAHVTSFFEIDLTRIARIRAAKRAEFERATGEKLTYLPFIIKAVVDGLKAFPVLNAAVSGNNVVYRKQYNVGIAVALDWGLIVPVIKNADDLSLTGLTRQLNDLAGRARSKKLQPQDVQGATFTITNPGVFGSLMGTPIIPVPTSGILGVGAIEKRPKVITGPDGEDTIAIRTCSYFSISFDHRIVDGADADRFMAFVKKELESFPDTGL, encoded by the coding sequence GTGGCGCGTGTAGACGTCATCATGCCGCAGATGGGCGAGTCCATCGCCGAGGGCACGCTCTCGCGCTGGCTCAAGAAGATCGGCGACGAGGTGAAGCGCGACGAGCCGATCTTCGAGATCTCGACCGACAAGGTCGATGCGGAGATCCCCGCGCCGTCGGCCGGCGTGCTCGCCGAGATCACCGTCACCGAGGGGCAGACCGTCGCCGTCGGCACCGTCGTGGCGCGGCTGGAGACGGAGAAGGGCGCGCTGGTGGCGGGCGGTGCTCCGGCAGCGGCACCCGCTCCGCCGCCGCCCGCACCGGTGGCGTCCGCGTCGTCTCCCGCCGCGGCCTCGGCCGATGCGGGTGCCGGTGGGCCGTCCGCGTGGAGCGGCGCGTCGTCCGCGCCGGGCGGCAACGGCGCGTCGTTCGAGGAGCGGGTGAAGACGAAGAGCTCCCCGCTCGTGCGCAAGATCGCCGCGGAGCACGGCATCGAGCTCACCGGCCTGCACGGCTCCGGCGTCGCCGGCCGCGTCACGAAGCGTGACATCCTCGAGATCATCGAGGGCGGCGTCACCGTCGCGCGGCCGACCGGGCCGGCGCCTAACGTTCCGGCCGGCGCCGGCGCCAGCCTCGGTGGCGGCGTCCAGGCGCCGACCGTCGAGTCGATGCCCGGCGACATCGTCGAGCCGATGAGCCGCATCCGCCAGCTCACGGCGGAGCACATGACGCTCTCCCGCCGCTGGAACGCGCACGTCACGAGCTTCTTCGAGATCGACCTCACGCGCATCGCGCGCATCCGCGCCGCGAAGCGCGCGGAGTTCGAGCGCGCGACCGGCGAGAAGCTCACGTACCTGCCGTTCATCATCAAGGCGGTCGTCGACGGGCTGAAGGCGTTCCCCGTGCTGAACGCGGCGGTGAGCGGCAACAACGTCGTCTACCGCAAGCAGTACAACGTCGGCATCGCCGTCGCGCTCGACTGGGGGCTCATCGTCCCCGTCATCAAGAACGCCGACGACCTCTCGCTCACCGGCCTCACGCGGCAGCTGAACGATCTCGCGGGGCGCGCGCGGTCGAAGAAGCTGCAGCCGCAGGACGTGCAGGGCGCGACGTTCACCATCACGAACCCGGGCGTGTTCGGCTCGCTCATGGGTACGCCGATCATCCCGGTGCCGACGTCCGGCATCCTCGGCGTCGGCGCGATCGAGAAGCGGCCGAAGGTGATCACTGGGCCGGACGGCGAGGACACGATCGCCATTCGCACGTGCTCGTACTTCTCGATCTCGTTCGACCACCGCATCGTCGACGGCGCCGACGCGGATCGGTTCATGGCGTTCGTGAAGAAGGAGCTCGAGAGCTTCCCGGACACGGGCCTCTGA